A genomic region of Methylobacterium durans contains the following coding sequences:
- a CDS encoding quinone-dependent dihydroorotate dehydrogenase: MIGALFPLVRPILHGLDAESAHNLTLRALSLMPPRRPAPDDPRLTIDAIGRRFPNPVGLAAGFDKGAEVPDAMLGLGFGFVEVGGVVPRAQPGNPTPRVFRLARDGAVINRFGLNSEGLAVVARRLEARRSRPGLVGVNIGANKDSTDRLADYVACTRALAPLVAFITVNVSSPNTPGLRDLQGEAFLDELLARVVEARDAVHPDTALLLKIAPDIDLASLDAICATALRRGVQGLVVSNTTVARPASLAESELARETGGLSGRPLFGPATRLLAETYLRVERRVPLVGVGGIDSAEAAWTKIRAGATLLQLYSALVYAGPGLVSEIKTGLVARLKAEGLTGLSAVVGRDAAELARSA, encoded by the coding sequence ATGATCGGCGCCCTCTTCCCCCTCGTCCGCCCGATCCTGCACGGTCTCGACGCCGAGAGCGCGCACAATCTGACCTTACGGGCGCTGAGCCTGATGCCGCCGCGGCGGCCGGCTCCGGACGACCCACGCCTGACAATCGATGCGATCGGGCGCCGCTTCCCGAACCCGGTCGGGCTCGCGGCCGGCTTCGACAAGGGCGCCGAGGTGCCCGACGCGATGCTCGGCCTCGGGTTCGGCTTCGTCGAGGTCGGCGGCGTAGTGCCGCGGGCCCAACCCGGCAACCCGACGCCGAGAGTCTTCCGCCTGGCCCGTGACGGTGCCGTCATCAATCGGTTCGGGCTCAACAGCGAGGGCCTGGCGGTCGTCGCGCGGCGGCTCGAAGCGCGCCGGAGCCGGCCCGGCCTCGTCGGGGTCAATATCGGCGCGAACAAGGATTCGACCGACCGGCTCGCCGACTATGTCGCCTGCACGCGGGCGCTCGCACCCCTCGTCGCCTTCATCACCGTCAACGTGTCCTCGCCGAACACGCCGGGCCTGCGCGACCTGCAGGGCGAAGCCTTCCTCGACGAGCTCCTGGCGCGCGTGGTCGAGGCTCGCGACGCGGTCCATCCCGACACTGCGCTCCTCCTCAAGATCGCTCCCGACATCGATCTCGCCAGCCTCGACGCGATCTGCGCGACGGCGCTTCGCCGGGGGGTGCAGGGACTCGTCGTCTCGAACACCACGGTGGCGCGACCCGCGAGCCTCGCCGAGTCGGAGCTCGCCCGGGAGACCGGCGGTCTCTCCGGCCGCCCGCTCTTCGGTCCGGCCACGCGCCTCCTCGCTGAGACCTATCTGCGCGTCGAACGCCGGGTGCCCCTCGTCGGCGTCGGCGGGATCGACTCGGCCGAGGCCGCATGGACCAAGATCCGGGCGGGAGCGACCCTGCTGCAGCTCTACTCCGCCCTCGTCTACGCGGGCCCGGGCCTCGTGTCAGAGATCAAGACCGGCCTCGTCGCACGCCTGAAGGCGGAGGGACTGACCGGCCTGTCCGCCGTCGTAGGACGGGACGCGGCCGAATTGGCGCGGTCCGCGTGA
- a CDS encoding DUF952 domain-containing protein, with protein sequence MPLIYKICPESLWREAERTGRFSGAPVDHADGFIHFSTAGQVAATASRHFAGQDDLLLIAIEADDLGEALRYEPSRGGELFPHLYAELPLSAVRAVHPILLGADGDYVFPGEVRA encoded by the coding sequence ATGCCGCTCATCTACAAGATCTGTCCCGAGAGCCTCTGGCGGGAGGCCGAGCGAACGGGCCGATTCAGCGGCGCTCCCGTCGATCATGCGGATGGGTTCATCCACTTCTCGACGGCCGGCCAAGTGGCCGCGACCGCATCGCGCCACTTCGCCGGCCAAGACGATCTGCTCCTCATCGCCATCGAGGCCGACGACCTCGGCGAGGCCCTGCGCTACGAGCCCTCGCGCGGCGGAGAGCTGTTCCCGCATCTCTACGCGGAATTGCCGCTCTCGGCGGTGCGCGCGGTCCACCCGATCCTGCTCGGGGCCGACGGTGATTACGTCTTTCCGGGCGAGGTGCGCGCATGA
- a CDS encoding S24 family peptidase produces MLSHEQIWTAIDRLAERHGFSASGLARRAGLDATSFNRSKRIGPDGRKRWPSTESISKVLVATGASLDEFLRLIEPREGPPRAMIPLIGMTQAGAGRLFNDEGMPTGGPGWEEIEFPDLGEERAFALEVQGDSMAPLYRDGDVLIVSPTAGLRKGDRVVVRLGTGEVLAKEMRRRTARTIELASLNPDHEDRLVNVGDVAWMARVMWVRQ; encoded by the coding sequence ATGCTGTCCCACGAGCAGATCTGGACTGCGATCGATCGCTTGGCCGAGCGTCACGGCTTTTCCGCCTCCGGCCTCGCCCGGCGGGCCGGCCTCGACGCGACGAGCTTCAACCGCTCGAAGCGGATCGGCCCGGACGGCCGCAAGCGCTGGCCTTCGACGGAATCGATCTCGAAGGTTCTCGTCGCCACCGGCGCGAGCCTCGACGAATTCCTGCGCTTGATCGAGCCCCGCGAGGGACCCCCGCGGGCGATGATTCCCCTCATCGGCATGACGCAGGCCGGCGCGGGCCGCCTCTTCAACGACGAGGGGATGCCGACCGGTGGCCCGGGCTGGGAGGAGATCGAGTTTCCCGATCTCGGGGAGGAGCGCGCCTTCGCCCTGGAGGTGCAGGGCGATTCGATGGCTCCGCTCTACCGGGACGGCGACGTTCTCATCGTCTCGCCGACGGCGGGCCTGCGCAAGGGCGACCGGGTGGTGGTGCGGCTCGGCACGGGCGAGGTGCTGGCGAAAGAGATGCGGCGCCGCACGGCGCGCACGATCGAGCTCGCCTCGCTCAATCCGGACCATGAGGATCGGCTCGTGAATGTCGGCGACGTCGCCTGGATGGCCCGGGTGATGTGGGTGCGCCAGTAG